The DNA window aataaaaaaataaagacaaataaaaaaaaatacataatacaaatatcgaaaataaaaagctaTTTATATCTCTAAAAAATAGAGTTTGATTTCGTCGGTACCCCtatgtataattatttgttctACATATAATTGAATTTTATGAATGAGAATATTCTTTACATTttaattcctttttttttttaaaaacaaaatcatatttattccaAAATGTTTCAGTAATCAAATTTTCATGAGttgttataaatttatctGTAGTATTGCTTTGGTCATTGGGGTATGGCTTTAAAGAATCTGGATCGCAATTATTATTGGTGTCTACATTTGATATATGACATAAATCAATGTCACTATTTTCTATATGGGTATGttgatttatttgttttttccaTTCTTCGTCATTCTGTACATGCTGagttgtatttatttttaaaggattattttttttgtaatttttatttcgaaTTATTATAGTACCTCGTCTAAAAATTTCAGGaagattattataattaatattaaagcgggtaaataataattcgtTTTTATCTTTTGTCTGagttgttaataaaaatttataagcCTCTTCATGTGTGTAAttactttttaaaactaAATTCCAAAAGCATTCATTATATtgtgtatttatatgaCAATCAGCTTGTCGCCatgaaaaataatcttttatttcatccTTAGTTGGATATACAATTATTCTTGCATCGAATGATGGAGGGTATACTAACTCTTTATtaggaaaatattttttccaattaaatataaaggaTGAGGTAAAATATGACACTACATtagttaatattttatcatgcCTTCTGTTCCATAACTTTGTAGACTttctaaataaaaaactaaaTTCGTCTGAATGTCCATAACAAAAATCTAtttcatcataattttttaaaacactGATTGCGCATTCGTTCATTAAATTTAGTCCTCTTAAATCATTTGGCTTAACATATTCATgttgttttataaattttttaaaatcacTTCCATCTATTCTTACAACAAAGTAGCAATTcaatagtatttttttttcttcttcaaataattttacataCGCGAATTTGCTGTTAGCCATTGGTTGGAAATTATGAATAAGTCAGAATTTTTTCCCCTTTTGTTATTAGGTAGCTTATT is part of the Plasmodium chabaudi chabaudi strain AS genome assembly, chromosome: 6 genome and encodes:
- a CDS encoding tRNAHis guanylyltransferase, putative, translated to MANSKFAYVKLFEEEKKILLNCYFVVRIDGSDFKKFIKQHEYVKPNDLRGLNLMNECAISVLKNYDEIDFCYGHSDEFSFLFRKSTKLWNRRHDKILTNVVSYFTSSFIFNWKKYFPNKELVYPPSFDARIIVYPTKDEIKDYFSWRQADCHINTQYNECFWNLVLKSNYTHEEAYKFLLTTQTKDKNELLFTRFNINYNNLPEIFRRGTIIIRNKNYKKNNPLKINTTQHVQNDEEWKKQINQHTHIENSDIDLCHISNVDTNNNCDPDSLKPYPNDQSNTTDKFITTHENLITETFWNKYDFVFKKKKELKCKEYSHS